The nucleotide sequence TGAGCGCGTCCTCAACTACCTCGCTGAGGCGGTTCTTGGCTTCCTGCAACTGCCATTCATTCGACATATAGATACCTGTCTAGTCTGTCTAGATAATACGCTCTACTCACCCCAGCTGTCAAGCGTTCCCATCCCCGATCCATCAAACATGCCAGGCCGCTGAACCACTCTTTCTTTTCATCAGCCTTCCAGGTGAGCCGGGATATACGTTCGCCATGGCTAATGGGTCATGGATTGGGAGAATAGGTCACGCAACGGGTGAACACAGTCGCGCTCCCTACACCACGCGCAGAATAACCACCGAGCGCGGCTCGATCACGATCATTTCGCCGGGTGAATAGGTCGCCGCCGGCGGGGCGGCTTCGTCGAGGGGATCCACCGTCACCCAGGGCGTGGTCATCCGTGCCGAGCCGTTGGGGAGCTTGGCGGAGACGGCATGACCGGCGGCGTTGAGCCATACCATGAAGGTGTCGTCTCGCAACGTATTCCCCCGGGCGTCGACGCTGTTGATGTGGCTGCCGTTGAGGAGCATGCCGAGGGTTTGCAGGTTGGCGTCGGACCAGTCGCCGTTATCCATTTCGCGGCCGGCGGGGTGCCACCAGATCACGTCGCGCTCACCGTCGCCGTCGCGCCGGCCGGTCAGGAAGCGGTGCCGGTTGAAGTTCGGATGCGCCTTCCGAAACGCGATCAGGCGCGAGACATACGCCAGAAACTCCTGCTGTTGCTCGTCCAGCGACCAGTCGTACCAGTTGATCGCGTTATCCTGGCAATAGGCGTTGTTGTTGCCGTGTTGCGTGCGGGATAACTCGTCGCCGCCAAGCAGCATGGGCACGCCCTGCGACAGCAGCAACGTAGCGATCAGACCCCGTTTGGTTCGCTCGCGGTTTTCAACGACCACTGGCACATCCGTTAGGCCTTCGATCCCGAAGTTGATACTGTGGTTGTCGTTGTGCCCGTCGCGGTTGCCCTCGCCGTTTGCGAGGTTGTGTTTCTCTACGTAGCTGACGAAGTCCTGGAGCGTATACCCGTCGTGGGCGGTGATGAAATTGATGGAGGCGAAGGGCCGGCGGCCCGAACGTTCGTAGAGGTCGCTGGAGCCGGCAGCGTTGGTCGCCATCGGCCCGGTCAGCCCCCGGTCGCCGCGCCAGTAGCGCCGGATGACATCGCGATACCGCCCGTTCCACTCCGTCCACTGCCACGGGAAGCCGCCCACCTGATACCCGCCGGGGCCGACATCCCAGGGTTCGGCGATCAACTTAACGCGGCTCAGGACCGGGTCCTGCTGGATGATCTGAAAAAAGGCCGACAGCATGTCCACATCGAACAATTCGCGGGCAAGGGCCGACGCGAGGTCGAACCGAAAACCATCCACGTGCATCTCCTGGACCCAGTACCGCAGGCTGTCCATGATGAGCTGGAGGACGTACGAATTGCCGGCGTCGAGCGTATTGCCCGTCCCGGTGTAATCGATCAAGAACCGTCGATTTTCGGGGTTTTCCTTGTAATACGACCGGTTGTCGATCCCCCGAAACGACAGCGTCGGCCCGAGCCGGCTGCCTTCGCCCGTGTGGTTGTAGACGACATCGATGATGACCTCGAAGCCGGCCTGATGCAGGGCCCGGACCATCATCTTGAACTCGCGCACGGCGGTGAGCCGGCCCTCGGAGGCATACGACGGCTCCGGCGCAAAAAAC is from Rhodothermales bacterium and encodes:
- the glgX gene encoding glycogen debranching protein GlgX gives rise to the protein MKGILDQVDKRPIAGVRAWPGKPYPLGATWDGLGVNFALYSQYATDIELVLFDAPDAPEPSRAIVMAERTGPIWHMYVPQLRPGQLYGYRVYGPFNPFEGHRFNPNKVLLDPYARAIGRSLQWDDSLFGFIKDHPDEDLSFSELDSAAFAPLGVVVESRFEWGEDRSPQIPWEETIIYETHVRGISMLHPEVDSLLRGTYLGLVSEPVLAHLTALGVTTIQLLPVHAKVQDEFLVKQGLSNYWGYNTLSFFAPEPSYASEGRLTAVREFKMMVRALHQAGFEVIIDVVYNHTGEGSRLGPTLSFRGIDNRSYYKENPENRRFLIDYTGTGNTLDAGNSYVLQLIMDSLRYWVQEMHVDGFRFDLASALARELFDVDMLSAFFQIIQQDPVLSRVKLIAEPWDVGPGGYQVGGFPWQWTEWNGRYRDVIRRYWRGDRGLTGPMATNAAGSSDLYERSGRRPFASINFITAHDGYTLQDFVSYVEKHNLANGEGNRDGHNDNHSINFGIEGLTDVPVVVENRERTKRGLIATLLLSQGVPMLLGGDELSRTQHGNNNAYCQDNAINWYDWSLDEQQQEFLAYVSRLIAFRKAHPNFNRHRFLTGRRDGDGERDVIWWHPAGREMDNGDWSDANLQTLGMLLNGSHINSVDARGNTLRDDTFMVWLNAAGHAVSAKLPNGSARMTTPWVTVDPLDEAAPPAATYSPGEMIVIEPRSVVILRVV